The window TGATCACCCTGCGCCTCGCCGCGCCCGGTGCAGCCGCTGGTGCGGCGCTGGTTTTTCTGGCGATCACCAACGAGCTGACCGCCACGCTACTGCTCGCACCTAACGGCACACGGACCCTGGCCACCGGTTTCTGGGCCATGACCAGTGAAATCGACTACGCCGCCGCTGCGCCTTACGCGCTGCTGATGGTCCTGCTTTCACTGCCGCTGACAGCCATTCTCTATCACCAATCCAGGCGCACCGCTGGCCGATGAACGCACTCGAACTGATCTCCCTGAGCAAAGCCTTTAGCGCACAGAAAGCGCTGGATGACATCTGTCTGTCCGTCGCGACCGGCAGCCGCACGGTCATCGTCGGCCCTTCCGGTTCCGGCAAAACCACGCTGTTGCGGATGATCGCCGGATTCGAATTTCCCGATGCCGGCAGCCTCACCCTCAACGGCCAGACGCTGGTCGACAGCAGCCACGCCGTGCCGGCCTACCAACGCCAGATCGGCTACGTGCCGCAGGATGGTGCGCTGTTTCCGCACATGACCGTGGCCGCCAACATCGGCTTCGGCGTGGCCCTGACCGGTGCGGCCAGAACCGAGCGCATCGCGCAATTGATGGACAGCGTGGCGCTTGACGCCCACATGGCCAGCCGCTGGCCACACGAATTATCCGGCGGCCAGCAGCAACGAGTGTCCCTCGCCCGGGCGTTGGCCCAGCAACCGCGTTTGATGCTGCTCGATGAGCCGTTTTCCGCCCTCGATACTGGACTGCGCAGCGCCATGCGCAAAATGGTCGCGCGCCTGCTTGAAGAGACCGGCGTCACCACCATTCTGGTGACTCACGATCAGGGTGAGGCGCTGTCATTCGCCGATCAGTTGGCGGTCATGCGTGGCGGGCGGCTGGTGCAATCGGGGCACCCGATGGACCTCTACCGCTACCCGAACGATGAGCAGACCGCGCATTTTCTCGGCGAAGCGGTGGTGATGCCGGCGCGGATCGAATCCGGTTGGGCGCACTGCGATCTCGGCCCGGTGCCGGTCAACAGCAACGGCATCATCGGCACCGCACAGATCATGTTGCGCCCGGAGCAGTTGCAGGTGGCCGACGGGGTAAACGACGCGCTGGCCTGCAATGCCGTGGTCACCGAGCGCGATTTCGCCGGCAACACCTGCACGCTTACCGTCGAACTGCGTTCGCAAACCACTCAGGACCCGGGCCGTTCGCTGTTGGTGCGCAGCTCCGGCATGCACGCGCCACCGGCCGGCAGCGCGGTGCAGTTGTCGATACTCGGCGCCGCCCATGTGTTCGCCGCGTCCTGATCAGAGGTCGAAGCGATCCACCGCACGGCGCCGCTCGTTGTCGTCGCGCACGTCGTA of the Pseudomonas sp. Seg1 genome contains:
- a CDS encoding ABC transporter ATP-binding protein; the protein is MNALELISLSKAFSAQKALDDICLSVATGSRTVIVGPSGSGKTTLLRMIAGFEFPDAGSLTLNGQTLVDSSHAVPAYQRQIGYVPQDGALFPHMTVAANIGFGVALTGAARTERIAQLMDSVALDAHMASRWPHELSGGQQQRVSLARALAQQPRLMLLDEPFSALDTGLRSAMRKMVARLLEETGVTTILVTHDQGEALSFADQLAVMRGGRLVQSGHPMDLYRYPNDEQTAHFLGEAVVMPARIESGWAHCDLGPVPVNSNGIIGTAQIMLRPEQLQVADGVNDALACNAVVTERDFAGNTCTLTVELRSQTTQDPGRSLLVRSSGMHAPPAGSAVQLSILGAAHVFAAS